One genomic region from Vidua macroura isolate BioBank_ID:100142 chromosome 18, ASM2450914v1, whole genome shotgun sequence encodes:
- the DYNLL1 gene encoding dynein light chain 1, cytoplasmic isoform X1 translates to MSSLSLNSSRDSDATLGQPLPMSNRQFCEESPPDVQPKPPLAQQTGSTGVRTGSLPCGAHIHEDIPEQAPRSPVTCPHSAGRHGNGRGAGHPGPQQNAAVKPGRAPRRSQWAFRERQHWPMGAREAVPVANGGRPARRGRGRGAARRARSRAQRRPLCSARTAIMSDRKAVIKNADMSEEMQQDSVECATQALEKYNIEKDIAAHIKKEFDKKYNPTWHCIVGRNFGSYVTHETKHFIYFYLGQVAILLFKSG, encoded by the exons atgtccagtctttccttaaactcctccagggacagtgacgCCACCcttgggcagccccttccaatgtcTAATCGCCAGTTCTGTGAAGAAAgtcctcctgatgtccaacctaaacctcccctggcgcAGCAGACCGGTAGCACGGGAGTCAGGACTGGGAGCCTTCCATGCGGAGCCCATATCCACGAGGACATCCCGGAACAGGCGCCCCGCTCTCCCGTTACCTGCCCGCATTCCGCGGGTCGCCATGGGAacgggcgcggcgcggggcaTCCCGGGCCGCAACAGAACGCTGCAGTAAAACCCGGCCGGGCGCCGCGCCGCAGCCAATGGGCGTTCAGGGAACGGCAGCACTGGCCAATGGGCGCCCGGGAGGCGGTGCCGGTGGCCAATGGGGGGCGGCCGGCGCGCAGGGGGCGGGGCAGGGGCGCTGCGAGGCGCGCACGGAGCAGAGCGCAGCGCCGTCCGCTCTGCAGCGCCCGAACG GCAATCATGAGTGATCGAAAGGCAGTGATCAAAAATGCGGACATGTCAGAAGAGATGCAGCAAGACTCGGTGGAATGTGCAACTCAAGCCTTGGAGAAATACAACATTGAGAAGGACATCGCTGCTCACATAAAGAAG GAATTTGACAAGAAATACAATCCCACGTGGCACTGCATCGTGGGAAGGAATTTTGGCAGCTACGTGACTCATGAGACCAAGCACTTCATCTACTTCTACCTCGGCCAAGTCGCTATTCTTCTTTTCAAGTCTGGCTAG
- the DYNLL1 gene encoding dynein light chain 1, cytoplasmic isoform X2, protein MSDRKAVIKNADMSEEMQQDSVECATQALEKYNIEKDIAAHIKKEFDKKYNPTWHCIVGRNFGSYVTHETKHFIYFYLGQVAILLFKSG, encoded by the exons ATGAGTGATCGAAAGGCAGTGATCAAAAATGCGGACATGTCAGAAGAGATGCAGCAAGACTCGGTGGAATGTGCAACTCAAGCCTTGGAGAAATACAACATTGAGAAGGACATCGCTGCTCACATAAAGAAG GAATTTGACAAGAAATACAATCCCACGTGGCACTGCATCGTGGGAAGGAATTTTGGCAGCTACGTGACTCATGAGACCAAGCACTTCATCTACTTCTACCTCGGCCAAGTCGCTATTCTTCTTTTCAAGTCTGGCTAG
- the COQ5 gene encoding 2-methoxy-6-polyprenyl-1,4-benzoquinol methylase, mitochondrial, whose amino-acid sequence MAAARLWRCRCRALLSRPAGALRARRGLAAGPEMHFGFQTVTEEERREKIYQVFENVAKKYDVMNDSMTLGIHRVWKDMLMHKMNPCPGTLLLDVAGGTGDIAFRFINYVRSVRQRQLQRKLKHHQNLSWQEIFESYQKDKFNSLGDSQVVVCDINREMLKVGKQKAQHLGYSEGLSWVLGNAEELPFDDDKFDVYTIAFGIRNVTRIDLALQEAYRVLKPGGRFLCLEFSHVSNPLLSRFYDLYSFQVIPVLGEVIAGDWKSYQYLVESIRQFPPQEELKAMIEDAGFFKVDYENLNFGIVAIHSGFKL is encoded by the exons atggcggcggcgcggcTGTGGCGGTGCCGCTGCCGGGCGCTGCTCTCCCGGCCCGCCGGCGCTCTGCGGGCGCGCCGCGGCCTGGCCGCGGGGCCGGAGATGCACTTCGGCTTCCAGACCGTGAcggaggaggagaggagagagaaaa TTTATCAGGTCTTTGAAAATGTGGCCAAGAAATACGATGTAATGAATGATTCAATGACCCTAGGAATTCATCGGGTATGGAAGGATATGCTCATGCATAAAATGAACCCTTGCCCAGGAACACTCCTCCTTGATGTTGCTGGGGGAACAG GTGACATTGCCTTTCGATTCATTAATTATGTTCGCTCTGTACGACAACGCCAGCTCCAGAGGAAGCTCAAGCACCATCAGAATTTGTCATGGCAGGAAATTTTTGAGAGTTACCAGAAAGACAAATTTAACTCACTAGGGGATTCCCAAGTGGTGGTCTGTGACATCAACAGAGAAATGTTAAAAGTTGGGAAGCAGAAAGCACAGCACCTTGGCTACTCTGAAG GCTTGTCCTGGGTACTTGGGAATGCTGAAGAGTTACCCTTTGATGATGATAAATTTGATGTTTACACAATTGCCTTTGGAATCCGAAATGTAACTCGTATTGATTTG GCACTTCAAGAAGCCTATCGTGTGCTGAAACCAGGAGGAAGATTTCTCTGCCTTGAATTTAGTCATGTCAGCAACCCTCTTCTTTCCAG GTTCTATGATCTCTACAGTTTCCAGGTAATCCCTGTTCTGGGTGAGGTTATTGCTGGTGACTGGAAGTCTTACCAGTATCTTGTGGAGAGCATCCGACAGTTCCCCCCTCAG GAGGAGCTGAAGGCAATGATAGAAGATGCAGGCTTTTTCAAAGTGGATTATGAGAATTTAAACTTTGGCATTGTTGCCATTCACTCAGGTTTCAAACTGTGA
- the LOC128816443 gene encoding dynein light chain 1, cytoplasmic-like isoform X1 — translation MVAVTNGWRPVLRGRGWGRSEAPAARAGRLNSRGGGAECVPRSAPSRTAAGSASAPRRYRGARSTQAIMSDRKAVIKNADMSEEMQQDAVECATQALEKYNIEKDIAAHIKKEFDKKYNPTWHCIVGRNFGSYVTHETKHFIYFYLGQVAILLFKSG, via the exons ATGGTAGCGGTGACCAATGGCTGGCGGCCGGTGCTGAgggggcggggctgggggcgctCGGAGGCGCCGGCGGCGCGCGCGGGTCGGTTAAACAGCCGCGGCGGCGGAGCCGAGTGCGTGCCTCGCTCCGCGCCGTCCCGCACCGCCGCCGGCTCTGCATCCGCACCGCGCCGATATCGCGGCGCCCGCTCGACG cagGCAATCATGAGTGATCGAAAGGCAGTGATCAAAAATGCGGACATGTCAGAAGAGATGCAGCAAGATGCTGTGGAATGTGCAACTCAAGCCTTGGAGAAATACAACATTGAGAAGGACATCGCTGCTCACATAAAGAAG GAGTTTGACAAGAAATACAATCCCACTTGGCACTGCATCGTGGGAAGGAATTTTGGCAGCTACGTGACTCATGAGACCAAGCACTTCATCTACTTCTACCTCGGCCAAGTCGCTATTCTTCTTTTCAAGTCTGGCTAG
- the LOC128816443 gene encoding dynein light chain 1, cytoplasmic-like isoform X2 has product MVAVTNGWRPVLRGRGWGRSEAPAARAGRLNSRGGGAECVPRSAPSRTAAGSASAPRRYRGARSTAIMSDRKAVIKNADMSEEMQQDAVECATQALEKYNIEKDIAAHIKKEFDKKYNPTWHCIVGRNFGSYVTHETKHFIYFYLGQVAILLFKSG; this is encoded by the exons ATGGTAGCGGTGACCAATGGCTGGCGGCCGGTGCTGAgggggcggggctgggggcgctCGGAGGCGCCGGCGGCGCGCGCGGGTCGGTTAAACAGCCGCGGCGGCGGAGCCGAGTGCGTGCCTCGCTCCGCGCCGTCCCGCACCGCCGCCGGCTCTGCATCCGCACCGCGCCGATATCGCGGCGCCCGCTCGACG GCAATCATGAGTGATCGAAAGGCAGTGATCAAAAATGCGGACATGTCAGAAGAGATGCAGCAAGATGCTGTGGAATGTGCAACTCAAGCCTTGGAGAAATACAACATTGAGAAGGACATCGCTGCTCACATAAAGAAG GAGTTTGACAAGAAATACAATCCCACTTGGCACTGCATCGTGGGAAGGAATTTTGGCAGCTACGTGACTCATGAGACCAAGCACTTCATCTACTTCTACCTCGGCCAAGTCGCTATTCTTCTTTTCAAGTCTGGCTAG
- the LOC128816443 gene encoding dynein light chain 1, cytoplasmic-like isoform X3 codes for MSDRKAVIKNADMSEEMQQDAVECATQALEKYNIEKDIAAHIKKEFDKKYNPTWHCIVGRNFGSYVTHETKHFIYFYLGQVAILLFKSG; via the exons ATGAGTGATCGAAAGGCAGTGATCAAAAATGCGGACATGTCAGAAGAGATGCAGCAAGATGCTGTGGAATGTGCAACTCAAGCCTTGGAGAAATACAACATTGAGAAGGACATCGCTGCTCACATAAAGAAG GAGTTTGACAAGAAATACAATCCCACTTGGCACTGCATCGTGGGAAGGAATTTTGGCAGCTACGTGACTCATGAGACCAAGCACTTCATCTACTTCTACCTCGGCCAAGTCGCTATTCTTCTTTTCAAGTCTGGCTAG
- the RNF10 gene encoding RING finger protein 10, whose amino-acid sequence MLQSPPGATPAAPAMDKSSPCGSGAPGSSAGSKGQQPRSASAGPAAGESKPKGDGKNASGSKQRYNRKRETSYSKNENFSCQPRRSNSQKSKAFNKMPPQRGGSGGSGKPFSSSNGGRRDEVAEAQRAEFSPAQFSGPKKINLNHLLNFTFEPRGQAGHFDGNGHGNWGKRNKWGHKPFNKELFLQANCQFVVSEEQDYTVHFADPDTLVNWDFVEQVRICSHEVPSCPICLYPPTAAKITRCGHIFCWACILHYLSLSEKTWSKCPICYGSVHKKDLKSVVAMETRQYAIGDTITMQLMRREKGVLVALPKSQWMNVVQPVYIRDDQHSQYSKLLLASREQVLQLVILEEKAALLKQYEEEKHTPEACFIEAAIQELKERETALSADQDKNNGIAGISAAVEELVLESSKAVDSTVSQEKKCDVEYLSAFDEELVDPSSDLASSFSPPVEVEEPVLDEEEVPEVDTVGEPVMNPVEEPNPAETSCQESKDTVSSGHLGNSPFYYFYQAEDGQCMYLHPVNVRCLVREYGSLEKSPEKITAAVVEITGYSMTEDIRQRHRYLCHLPLTCEFSICELALKPPVISKETLELFSDDLEKRKRLRQKKARDERRRERRIEIEENKKQGKYPEVHIALENLQQFPAFTSCPGETTSVDHQGICQPPLGRSPVFQTESVPTPLSPAASQVSPLLCGSLEEESPFPSFAQMLRVGKAKPETWPKPAPKTRDENTLALPVPGDSDGESDSSDRIPVPSFQNSFSQAIEAALLKLDKPSTADHLSEEKGGKKRKKQKQKLLFSTSVVHTK is encoded by the exons ATGCTGCAGAGCCCGCCCGGCGCgacccccgcagcccccgccaTGGACAAGAGCAGCCCCTGCGGCTCCGGTGCGCCCGGATCCTCGGCCGGCAGCAAAGGGCAGCAGCCGCGGTCCGCCTCGGCCGGGCCCGCCGCGGGGGAGTCTAAGCCCAAAGGCG atggAAAGAATGCGAGTGGATCCAAACAGCGTTATAATCGTAAAAGAGAAACTTCATATTCAAAAAATGAGAACTTTTCCTGTCAGCCCCGTCGCTCCAAttcacagaaaagcaaagcttttaaCAAGATGCCCCCTCAAAGGGGAGGCAGCGGCGGAAGTGGCAAACCTTTTAGCTCTTCTAATGGTGGAAGACGAGATGAG gtAGCAGAGGCTCAACGGGCAGAGTTCAGCCCTGCCCAGTTCTCTGGTCCCAAGAAGATTAATCTGAACCACTTACTGAACTTCACCTTTGAACCCCGTGGCCAAGCAGGACATTTTGATGGGAATGGACATGGCAActgggggaaaaggaacaagTGGGGACATAAACCATTCAACAAGGAGCTCTTCCTGCAGGCCAA CTGCCAGTTTGTTGTCTCTGAAGAACAGGACTACACAGTCCACTTTGCTGATCCAGATACCTTGGTCAACTGGGACTTTGTGGAGCAAGTG CGAATCTGTAGCCATGAAGTGCCCTCTTGCCCCATATGTCTGTACCCACCAACTGCTGCCAAGATCACCCGCTGTGGGCACATCTTCTGCTGGGCATGTATCCTTCACTATCTCTCCTTGAGTGAGAAGACCTGGAGTAAGTGTCCTATTTGTTATGGCTCTGTTCATAAGAAGGACCTCAAGAG TGTTGTTGCTATGGAAACACGTCAGTATGCAATTGGTGATACCATTACAATGCAACTTATGAGAAGAGAGAAAGGTGTTCTGGTAGCACTGCCCAAGTCCCAGTGGATGAATGTGGTTCAGCCTGTTTACATCAGAG ATGACCAACACAGTCAGTATTCAAAGCTGCTTCTGGCATCCAGGGAGCAGGTCTTGCAGCTGGTGATCCTGGAGGAGAAAGCAGCATTACTGAAACAgtatgaggaagaaaaacacaccCCAGAAGCCTGTTTCATTGAGGCAGCTATCCAGGAGCTGAAG GAGCGAGAAACAGCACTATCTGCTGACCAGGATAAAAACAATGGCATTGCTGGAATCAGTGCAGCTGTGGAAGAATTGGTCCTAGAAAGCTCCAAAGCTGTGGACTCTACTGTTTCCCAAGAGAAAAAG TGTGATGTGGAATATCTCTCTGCATTTGATGAAGAGCTTGTGGATCCTTCCTCTGACCTGGCAAGTTCCTTTTCGCCTCCTGTGGAAGTAGAAGAGCCAGTGCTGGATGAGGAGGAAGTACCTGAGGTGGACACTGTAGGAGAACCTGTTATGAACCCTGTAGAGGAACCAAATCCAGCTGAAACAAGCTGCCAAGAATCTAAAGATACAGTTAGCAGTGGACATCTTGGCAACTCTCCTTTTTACTATTTCTATCAAG CGGAGGATGGGCAGTGCATGTACCTTCACCCTGTGAACGTTCGATGCCTTGTGCGTGAATATGGCAGCTTGGAGAAGAGTCCAGAGAAGATAACTGCAGCTGTAGTGGAGATAACTGGCTACTCCATGACAGAG GATATAAGACAGCGTCATCGCTACCTCTGTCACTTGCCTCTCACCTGTGAGTTCAGCATTTGTGAACTGGCTCTGAAGCCACCTGTCATCTCTAAGGAGACTTTAGAATTGTTCTCAG ATGACCTTGAAAAGAGGAAACGTCTGCGGCAGAAGAAAGCTCGCGATGAACGGCGGCGCGAACGCAGGATTGAgatagaagaaaacaagaagcagGGCAAAT ATCCAGAGGTCCATATTGCTCTAGAGAATCTGCAGCAGTTCCCTGCTTTTACCTCTTGCCCTGGAGAAACTACCAGCGTTGATCATCAGGGCATCTGTCAGCCTCCTCTTGGCAGAAGCCCTGTGTTTCAGACAG AGTCTGTTCCAACTCCActgtcacctgctgccagccaggtcAGCCCGTTGCTCTGTGGAAGCTTGGAAGAAGagtctcccttcccttcctttgccCAG ATGTTGAGAGTTGGAAAGGCAAAACCAGAAACGTGGCCTAAACCTGCTCCAAAGACAAGAG ATGAGAACACTCTGGCACTCCCTGTGCCTGGAGACAGTGATGGAGAAAGTGACAGCTCTGACCGGATACCTGTGCCCAGCTTCCAGAATTCCTTCAGCCAAGCTATTGAGGCAGCTCTCCTGAAACTGGACAAACCGTCCACAGCTGATCATTTATCAG aggaaaagggaggcaagaaaagaaagaaacagaagcagaagcTATTGTTCAGCACCTCTGTTGTTCACACAAAGTGA
- the POP5 gene encoding ribonuclease P/MRP protein subunit POP5, with protein sequence MVRFKNRYVLCEVVSEDPRCRQCIEDRALGLAVRDAIARVHGDYGLACCSISFTVKYLNAYTGTVLLRCRKDSYRLLCSALPFVRYLESRAQRYPCFLNTLHVGGTIRTCQKFLIQYNRTQLLRLLQNCKNEEERQCIQKSLLSCSLTEEQSQSGDEEEDDGTETD encoded by the exons ATGGTGCGGTTCAAGAACAG GTACGTGCTCTGCGAGGTGGTCTCGGAGGACCCGCGGTGCCGGCAGTGCATCGAGGACCGTGCGCTGGGCCTCGCCGTCAGAGACGCCATCGCGCGGGTGCACGGGGACTACGGCCTGGCGTGCTGCTCCATCTCCTTCACAG TGAAGTACCTGAACGCCTACACCGGAACGGTGCTGCTGCGGTGCCGCAAGGACTCGTACCGGCTGCTGTGCTCCGCGCTGCCCTTCGTGCGGTACCTGGAGAGCCGCGCCCAGCGCTACCCCTGCTTCCTCAACACCCTGCACGTCGGAG GTACCATAAGAACATGTCAGAAATTCCTGATTCAGTATAACAGAACACAGCTGCTGCGGTTGTtgcaaaactgtaaaaatgaaG AGGAAAGACAATGTATACAGAAGTCCTTGCTGAGCTGTTCCCTTACAGAAGAGCAGTCTCAAAGTggagatgaggaggaggatgatggCACAGAGACAGACTGA